Proteins encoded within one genomic window of Bacillus sp. F19:
- a CDS encoding PadR family transcriptional regulator — MREFILGAIKIHILYHAKIEPIYGSFMIEELRRHGYEIGPGTLYPYLHNLEKAGFLTREDKKENGRIRKYYSITKEGEEALEKSKAMLRELAREVLKEEW; from the coding sequence TTGCGTGAATTCATTCTTGGAGCCATTAAAATTCACATTCTGTATCATGCGAAAATCGAGCCGATTTACGGTTCATTCATGATTGAGGAATTGCGCAGACACGGCTATGAAATTGGACCGGGCACTCTATACCCGTATCTGCACAACCTTGAGAAAGCAGGATTCCTTACTAGGGAAGATAAAAAAGAAAATGGGCGGATCCGCAAGTATTACAGCATAACAAAAGAAGGGGAGGAAGCATTGGAAAAATCAAAAGCGATGCTGAGAGAGCTTGCCAGAGAAGTCTTAAAGGAGGAATGGTGA
- the chrA gene encoding chromate efflux transporter, with protein MFKTWLEILLVSTKLGLTSFGGPVAHLGYFRDEYVKKRKWLDERGYADLVALCQFLPGPASSQVGISIGIVRGGMVGGFLSWFGFTIPSVIALILFAYFVTGFQAEDAGWIDGLKIVAVAVVAQAILGMGKNLTPDRPRITMAIIAAVCALFFPTALGQIAIILIAGAAGYMMYKNKEVSKAEKLNLSISRKTGIIAWVLFFGLLILLPVIRQVFPSIWTAIFDTFYRVGSIVFGGGHVVLPMIEREVVPQGWISEEIFLAGYGAAQAVPGPLFTFASYLGASINGVSGAIAATAAMFLPSFLLVVAMLPFWNTLREKSSVQAALMGVNAAVVGILLAALYNPVWTSAIKTTGDFALALIAFALLVYWKLPPWLVVLTGAAGGVLIQ; from the coding sequence ATGTTTAAAACGTGGCTTGAAATCCTGCTTGTTTCTACTAAGCTTGGGCTGACGTCATTTGGCGGTCCTGTTGCACATTTAGGTTATTTCAGAGATGAATATGTAAAGAAGAGGAAGTGGCTTGACGAACGGGGCTATGCTGATTTAGTGGCCTTGTGCCAGTTCCTTCCGGGTCCGGCGAGCAGTCAGGTCGGAATCTCAATTGGTATAGTCCGGGGCGGCATGGTAGGAGGATTTTTATCATGGTTTGGATTTACGATTCCTTCTGTCATTGCCCTCATCTTATTTGCTTATTTTGTAACAGGCTTTCAGGCGGAAGATGCAGGATGGATCGATGGTCTGAAGATTGTTGCCGTGGCAGTTGTTGCGCAGGCCATTTTGGGCATGGGGAAAAATCTGACTCCGGACAGGCCAAGAATTACAATGGCCATTATTGCTGCTGTTTGTGCCCTTTTCTTTCCAACCGCACTTGGGCAAATCGCTATTATATTAATTGCAGGTGCTGCTGGATATATGATGTACAAAAATAAAGAGGTTTCAAAGGCAGAAAAGTTGAATCTATCCATAAGCAGAAAAACAGGTATCATAGCCTGGGTTTTATTTTTTGGGCTGCTGATTCTTCTTCCTGTGATCAGGCAAGTGTTCCCCTCTATATGGACGGCTATCTTTGATACCTTTTACCGTGTTGGTTCAATCGTATTTGGCGGGGGACATGTCGTGCTCCCGATGATTGAACGGGAAGTCGTGCCACAAGGATGGATAAGCGAAGAGATCTTCCTTGCCGGTTATGGAGCTGCACAGGCAGTACCGGGACCGCTGTTTACTTTTGCAAGTTATCTGGGTGCATCGATCAATGGTGTATCAGGTGCAATCGCTGCAACAGCAGCAATGTTTTTACCGTCGTTTCTGCTGGTCGTTGCCATGCTCCCGTTTTGGAATACGCTAAGAGAAAAAAGCAGCGTACAAGCCGCATTAATGGGAGTGAATGCTGCTGTTGTCGGTATTCTGCTTGCAGCGCTTTACAATCCGGTATGGACAAGTGCAATCAAAACGACCGGCGACTTTGCCCTCGCTTTAATAGCATTTGCGCTTCTTGTCTACTGGAAACTCCCGCCTTGGCTCGTGGTTCTTACAGGGGCTGCCGGGGGAGTTCTCATTCAATAA
- the bstA gene encoding bacillithiol transferase BstA, with product MQDLKYPIGLFYAPEKIETIHLKGWLDELAAAPSRLKTAVLDLSDSQLDTPYREGGWSVCQVVHHLADSHMNAYIRIKLALTEENPVIRPYEEKAWAELDDSKHGEIEVSLVLLEHLHKRLVMLASSLSESDLNRTFYHPANKTSATLAETLGVYAWHGNHHIAHIESLRKRMGW from the coding sequence ATGCAAGATTTAAAGTATCCTATTGGTCTTTTTTATGCACCTGAAAAAATAGAAACAATCCATTTGAAAGGCTGGCTCGATGAACTGGCTGCAGCGCCCTCAAGATTAAAAACAGCCGTTTTGGATTTATCAGATTCACAGCTGGATACGCCTTATCGCGAAGGAGGGTGGAGCGTGTGCCAGGTAGTTCATCATTTGGCAGACAGTCATATGAATGCTTATATAAGAATAAAACTTGCTTTAACAGAAGAGAACCCGGTTATTCGTCCATATGAGGAAAAGGCATGGGCAGAATTGGACGATTCAAAGCATGGGGAAATTGAGGTGTCGCTCGTATTGCTTGAGCATTTGCATAAACGCTTGGTCATGCTTGCATCGTCTCTCTCTGAATCTGATTTAAACAGGACATTTTATCACCCTGCGAATAAAACCTCCGCTACACTGGCTGAAACACTGGGTGTTTATGCGTGGCATGGGAATCATCATATTGCTCATATTGAGAGCCTTAGAAAAAGAATGGGCTGGTAA
- a CDS encoding AI-2E family transporter — MPKDRIFKIGYGIIIFLTIILLSTKVDFIFRPLEIIFTTLFFPFLVSGIIFYLLRPIVRFLGRKGVPNTISIIIIYLLVIGLGTLVVFLIGPVIQKQFQELINNFPQIVQTLQDNLLALRENKWFARFEQNDILTFEKMTASVTDYFQSNVSNIGSRVSNFIDILTSIATIFVTVPFIVFYLLKDGEYAPKQVLRFLPYSKANEAKLILKDMDHALSSYIQGQALVSLIVGVMMYIGYLIIGLDYSILLAMFAMLTNVIPFLGPFIAVIPAVIVGFLDSPIMVVQVLIVVIIIQQIDGNISSPLIMGKRLDIHPLTIILLLIVAGSMGGLLGMLIAVPTYAILKVICSHSYRLYLLRKERLDPIRNTNIDIEIE, encoded by the coding sequence TTGCCGAAGGACCGCATTTTTAAAATTGGTTATGGAATCATTATCTTTTTAACGATTATTCTCCTGTCGACTAAAGTAGATTTCATTTTCAGACCGCTTGAAATCATATTCACGACCCTATTTTTCCCGTTTCTGGTTTCAGGGATCATCTTTTATTTACTTCGTCCGATCGTACGATTTTTAGGAAGAAAAGGCGTTCCGAATACCATCTCAATCATCATTATTTATCTGCTCGTTATTGGCCTTGGAACATTGGTCGTATTCTTGATCGGACCGGTTATTCAGAAACAATTTCAAGAGCTGATCAATAACTTTCCTCAGATTGTGCAAACCCTGCAGGATAATCTTCTCGCTCTTAGAGAAAATAAATGGTTTGCCCGGTTTGAACAGAATGATATTTTGACATTTGAAAAGATGACAGCTTCTGTTACAGATTATTTCCAGTCGAATGTAAGCAATATCGGCAGCCGTGTTTCTAATTTCATCGACATTCTGACAAGCATTGCAACAATCTTTGTAACGGTGCCGTTTATTGTTTTTTATTTGCTGAAAGATGGTGAATATGCACCAAAACAAGTTTTGCGCTTTTTGCCTTATTCAAAGGCAAACGAAGCGAAGCTCATTTTAAAAGATATGGATCATGCCCTTAGCTCGTACATTCAGGGACAGGCTCTTGTCAGTCTAATCGTTGGTGTAATGATGTACATAGGTTACTTAATCATTGGACTTGATTATTCCATTCTGCTTGCGATGTTTGCGATGCTGACAAACGTCATTCCATTCCTTGGACCGTTTATTGCAGTAATCCCTGCTGTAATTGTAGGCTTCCTAGATTCACCGATTATGGTTGTACAAGTACTCATAGTCGTCATTATTATTCAGCAAATCGACGGCAATATTTCTTCTCCGCTGATCATGGGCAAAAGACTTGATATTCACCCTTTAACTATCATCTTGCTCCTGATTGTTGCAGGAAGCATGGGCGGATTGCTTGGAATGCTTATTGCCGTTCCGACCTACGCCATATTGAAGGTCATCTGCAGCCATTCTTACAGACTTTACCTTCTCCGGAAAGAGCGGCTCGATCCAATCCGAAACACGAATATTGACATTGAAATTGAGTAA
- a CDS encoding DUF1992 domain-containing protein: MKKSNEDLSNRDLMSSIYKDYEKKGGAEKLPGMGKPLPKSALEGDIFTKIVKNANYLPAWIKMQKEIKQRIEKLMKLTDDDKRITEAEQINEEIMKYNRSCPAALQKNLLSLNELEKHYKLWE; this comes from the coding sequence TTGAAGAAAAGCAATGAGGATTTATCTAACAGAGATTTAATGAGTTCTATTTATAAGGATTATGAAAAAAAAGGCGGTGCTGAAAAATTGCCGGGCATGGGTAAGCCACTTCCAAAAAGCGCTCTGGAGGGGGATATTTTCACGAAAATTGTCAAAAACGCAAACTACCTCCCTGCATGGATTAAAATGCAGAAAGAAATTAAGCAGCGCATAGAAAAATTGATGAAACTCACTGATGATGATAAACGTATAACAGAAGCTGAGCAAATTAATGAAGAAATTATGAAATATAATCGTTCTTGTCCCGCAGCCCTGCAAAAAAACTTACTATCTCTTAATGAGCTTGAAAAACATTACAAACTTTGGGAATAA